One genomic segment of Hevea brasiliensis isolate MT/VB/25A 57/8 chromosome 3, ASM3005281v1, whole genome shotgun sequence includes these proteins:
- the LOC110662604 gene encoding uncharacterized protein LOC110662604 isoform X2, whose translation MAFMAVLESDLRALSSEARRRYPAVKDGAEHAILKLRSLSSPSEIAHNEDILRIFLMACEVRTVKLSVIGLSCLQKLISHDAVAPSALKEILSTLKDHAEMADESVQLKTLQTILIIFQSRLHPENEENMAQALYICLRLLENNRSSDSVRNTAAATFRQAVALIFDHVVHAEALPVEKFGSGGHISRSSSVTGDVSRSMNHSELLGNEPVSGEKSLTRGILTNAGNFGLRLLEDLTALAAGGSAIWLHVKSLQRIFALDILEFILSNYAVIFKTLGPYEQVMRHQICSLLMTSLRTNAEIEGEAGEPSFRRLVLRSVAHIIRLYSSSLITECEVFLSMLVKVTFLDLPLWHRILVLEILRGFCVEARTLKILFQNFDLHPKNTNVVEGMVKALARVVSNVQVQETSEESLAAVAGMFSSKAKGIEWSLDNDASNAAVLVASEAHAITLAVEGLLGVVFTVATLTDEAVDVGELESPRSEYDPVSKFTGKTAVLCVAMVDSLWLTILDALSLILSRSQGEAIVLEILKGYQAFTQACGVLHAVEPLNSFLASLCKFTINFPNEAEKKSAVLSPGPKRPESLVEPRESVVLTPKNVQALRTLFNIAHRLHNVLGPSWVLVLETLAALDRAIHSPHATTQEISTAVQKLPRESSGQYSDFSILSSLNSQLFESSALMHISAVKSLLSALCQLSQQCMTEASSGFGPAVSQKIGSISFSVERMISILVNNLHRVEPLWDQVVSHFLDLADNSNQHLRNMALDALDQSICAVLGSEQFQDYVPSRLNGTSDDMETRHKELRLLECSVISPLRVLYFSTQSADVRAGCLKILLHVLERHGEKLYYSWPDILETLRSVADAPEKDLVALGFQSLRVIMNDGLTSIPTECLNVCVDVTGAYSAQKTELNISLTAIGLLWTTTDFIVKGLLHGPPEEKETSILDEHPILRQLDGELKEEQTPEATDKVNDQAPTVNIIDRDKLLFSVFSLLQRLGADERPEVRNAAVRTLFQTLGSHGQKLSKSMWEDCLWNYVFPALDRSSHMAATSSKDESQGKELGTRGGKAVHMLIHHSRNTVQKQWDETLVLVLGGIARLLRSFFPFLSSLSNFWSGWESLLLFVKNSILNGSKEVAIAGINCLQTTVHSHCLKGNLPMPYLISILGAYKHVIQKSTNYTGNAASKVKQEILHGLGELYVQAQRMFDDQMFSQLIGIIDLAIKQAITTNENFESEFGHVSPVLRTVLEILPLLHPTELISSMWLVLLRELLQYLPRSDSSLQKNDEEVKQASITDNVPGNNIKRKDEMPNGTASIFPKEAEAPPQGSGSTITVLGGIPSYAFAEKLVPVLIDLFLHAAAVEKYIIFPEIIQSLGRCMTTRRDNPDGSLWRVAVEGFNRVLADDFCKFTGNFGPDSRINRPMRTRVWKEIADVYEIFLVGYCGRAIPSNSLSAEALKADEALEMTILHVLGDKILKSPIDAPVDIVERLVSTMDRCASRTCSLPIETVELMPFHCSRFSLACLQKLFFLSSYDNEAGDWSSTRSEVSKISIRVLLTRCEYTMNRFLMDEELGERPLPSARLEEIFYVLQELAHLRIHPETASVLPLHPNLKSVLADKEDHKKCPHLFVLFPTFCDLVITREARVRELVQVLLRLITRELSLEKVGIAS comes from the exons CATGCAGAAATGGCAGATGAGAGTGTTCAACTCAAGACCCTTCAGACTATATTAATCATATTTCAGTCACGGTTACATCCAGAGAATGAG GAGAATATGGCTCAAGCCCTTTATATATGTCTTCGGCTTCTTGAGAATAATAGATCCTCTGACAGTGTGCGCAA TACTGCTGCAGCTACCTTCAGGCAGGCAGTAGCTTTAATTTTTGATCATGTGGTTCATGCTGAGGCTCTTCCTGTGGAAAAGTTTGGTTCTGGAGGTCATATTTCTCGATCCAGCTCAGTTACTGGTGATGTTAGTCGCAGTATGAATCATTCAGA GTTGTTGGGGAATGAACCTGTTTCTGGAGAGAAATCTTTGACGAGGGGGATCCTAACAAATGCTGGAAATTTTGGGCTTCGTTTACTTGAAGACCTGACAGCTCTTGCTGCAGGTGGATCT GCAATTtggttacatgtaaaatctcTTCAACGGATATTTGCACTTGACATACTTGA GTTCATTCTGTCCAATTATGCTGTTATTTTCAAGACCTTGGGCCCTTATGAACAG GTTATGCGTCACCAGATTTGTTCACTTTTGATGACTTCACTTCGTACTAATGCTGAG ATCGAAGGAGAAGCAGGAGAACCTTCTTTTCGTCGGTTGGTATTGCGATCAGTTGCTCATATTATCAGGCTGTACAGTTCATCCCTTATTACTGAATGTGAG GTTTTTCTTAGTATGCTTGTGAAGGTTACTTTTCTTGATTTGCCATTATGGCACCGTATACTTGTGCTTGAGATCTTGAGG GGTTTTTGTGTAGAGGCACGGACTTTAAAAATTCTTTTCCAGAactttgattt GCATCCTAAGAACACAAATGTTGTGGAGGGTATGGTTAAAGCTCTTGCTCGGGTTGTTTCAAATGTACAG GTTCAAGAAACTAGTGAGGAGAGCCTGGCCGCTGTTGCAGGGATGTTTAGCAGCAAGGCTAAAG GGATTGAATGGAGTCTGGATAATGATGCATCCAATGCTGCTGTCCTGGTTGCTAGTGAAGCCCACGCCATAACTTTGGCAGTTGAAGGGCTGTTGGGTGTTGTCTTTACTGTAGCTACTTTGACTGATGAAGCAGTGGATGTTGGGGAG CTCGAGTCTCCCAGAAGTGAATATGATCCTGTGTCAAAATTTACTGGGAAAACTGCTGTTCTTTGTGTTGCAATGGTTGATTCATTGTGGTTGACAATTCTTGATGCTTTGTCCCTTATTTTGTCGAG GTCACAAGGAGAGGCTATTGTGTTGGAAATATTGAAGGGATATCAGGCATTCACTCAG GCATGTGGGGTTCTTCATGCTGTAGAACCTTTGAACTCTTTTCTAGCATCGCTTTGTAAATTCACTATTAATTTTCCAAATGAAGCAGAGAAAAAGAG TGCAGTGCTGTCTCCTGGGCCAAAACGGCCTGAGTCACTAGTTGAACCGAGGGAGAGTGTTGTTCTTACTCCCAAGAATGTGCAG GCCCTGAGGACTCTCTTCAACATTGCTCATCGGTTGCACAACGTTTTAGGGCCATCATGGGTTTTA GTTTTGGAAACTTTAGCAGCTCTAGATCGGGCAATTCACTCTCCACATGCCACCACCCAG GAAATCTCCACAGCTGTCCAAAAGCTTCCAAGAGAATCTTCTGGCCAATACAGTGACTTCAGTATTCTGTCTTCATTGAATTCCCAG CTATTTGAGAGCTCAGCATTGATGCACATATCTGCAGTTAAATCACTTCTTTCTGCACTGTGTCAATTGTCACAGCAATGCATGACTGAAGCATCAAGTGGTTTTGGACCAGCAGTGAGTCAAAAGATTGGAAGCATTAGTTTTTCAGTGGAGAGGATGATATCCATCCTTGTCAATAATCTTCACA GAGTGGAGCCATTGTGGGATCAAGTTGTGAGCCACTTTCTAGAT CTAGCTGATAATTCCAATCAGCATTTGCGGAATATGGCCCTTGATGCATTAGATCAATCGATCTGTGCTGTTTTAGGTTCTGAACAGTTCCAGGATTATGTGCCATCCAGACTTAATGGGACATCTGATGAT ATGGAAACTAGGCATAAAGAGTTGAGATTGCTCGAGTGTTCTGTCATATCTCCACTTAGGGTTCTGTATTTTTCCACTCAAAGTGCTGATGTACGTGCTGGATGCTTGAAAATTCTTCTGCATGTTCTGGAG aGGCATGGAGAAAAATTATATTACAGTTGGCCAGATATTCTTGAAACATTAAG GTCAGTTGCCGACGCACCAGAGAAAGATCTCGTTGCTTTGGGTTTCCAG AGCCTAAGAGTAATTATGAACGATGGACTTACTTCGATACCCACTGAATGTCTCAATGT ATGTGTAGATGTCACTGGAGCATACAGTGCTCAAAAGACTGAACTGAATATAAGTTTAACCGCAATAGGCCTCTTATGGACCACCACTGATTTTATTGTGAAGGGGCTTCTGCATGGGCCTCCGGAAGAAAAGGAAACCA GTATTCTTGATGAGCATCCTATTTTAAGGCAACTAGATGGTGAATTAAAAGAAGAGCAGACTCCAGAAGCAACAGATAAAGTGAATGACCAAGCTCCCACAGTAAATATCATTGATCGTGACAAGTTGCTGTTCTCTGTTTTCTCGTTACTTCAGAGGCTTGGAGCTGATGAGAGGCCAGAG GTCAGAAATGCTGCTGTCAGGACACTCTTTCAAACTCTTGGAAGTCATGGGCAAAAACTTTCAAAAAGCATGTGGGAGGATTGTCTTTGGAATTATGTTTTTCCTGCTTTAGATCGTTCTTCTCACATG GCGGCAACATCATCAAAAGATGAATCACAAGGGAAAGAACTAGGAACTCGAGGAGGAAAAGCAGTTCATATGCTGATCCATCATAG TCGTAATACAGTTCAGAAACAGTGGGATGAAACACTGGTACTGGTCCTTGGTGGAATAGCACGTCTATTAcgttctttctttccctttctcagTAGCTTAAGCAATTTCTGGTCAG GATGGGAATCTTTGCTTCTCTTTGTGAAGAATAGTATTTTAAATGGTAGTAAAGAGGTCGCCATTGCTGGAATAAACTGTTTGCAGACAACTGTTCATTCTCATTGCCTAAAG GGTAATTTGCCAATGCCTTACCTTATATCCATACTTGGTGCATACAAGCATGTTATTCAAAAATCAACAAACTACACTGGTAATGCAGCTAGCAAGGTGAAGCAAGAGATTTTACATGGTCTTG GTGAATTGTATGTGCAAGCACAAAGGATGTTTGATGATCAAATGTTCTCTCAGTTGATTGGGATCATAGATTTGGCAATTAAGCAAGCCATAACTACCAATGAAAACTTTGAAAGTGAATTT GGACATGTTTCTCCTGTGCTGCGTACCGTATTAGAAATCTTACCGCTGTTGCATCCAACTGAACTCATCTCTTCAATGTGGCTTGTTCTTCTTAGGGAGCTTTTACAATATCTTCCAAGATCAGATTCTTCTTTGCAAAAAAATGATGAGGAGGTTAAGCAAGCCAGCATTACTGATAATGTACCAG GCAATAATATAAAGAGAAAGGATGAAATGCCCAATGGTACAGCTTCCATTTTCCCAAAAGAAGCTGAAGCCCCACCTCAGGGTTCTGGATCAACGATAACAGTATTGGGTGGAATTCCAAGTTATGCATTTGCAGAAAAGCTTGTTCCTGTGCTGATAGATCTTTTCCTACATGCTGCAGcagttgaaaaatatattatatttcctgAAATTATTCAGAGTCTTGGAAG GTGTATGACTACAAGAAGAGACAATCCAGATGGTTCACTTTGGAGAGTGGCTGTTGAAGGCTTCAACCGTGTTCTTGCTGATGATTTTTGCAAGTTTACTGGGAATTTTGGACCAGATTCCAGAATTAATAGACCTATGAGAACACGTGTCTGGAAAGAAATAGCAGATGTTTATGAAATATTCCTGGTAGGCTATTGTGGTCGTGCCATACCTTCCAACTCTCTCTCAGCTGAAGCACTTAAGGCTGATGAGGCACTGGAGATGACCATTCTGCATGTTCTGGGTGATAAGATTCTTAAATCACCAATTGATGCACCTGTTGAT ATTGTGGAGAGACTAGTTTCCACCATGGACCGTTGTGCATCACGCACATGCTCTTTGCCCATTGAAACCGTGGAACTTATGCCATTTCATTGTAGCAGATTTTCCCTGGCTTGCTTGCAGAAGTTGTTTTTCTTGAGCAG TTACGATAATGAAGCTGGTGATTGGAGCTCGACAAGATCTGAAGTCAGCAAAATCTCAATCAGGGTTCTTTTGACTAGATGTGAATATACCATGAACAGATTTCTGATGGATGAGGAACTAG GTGAACGACCATTACCTTCTGCAAGGCTTGAAGAAATTTTCTATGTCCTTCAAGAACTAGCTCATCTAAGAATACATCCAGAAACGGCATCTGTTCTTCCTTTGCATCCTAATTTGAAAAGCGTCCTAGCAGACAAGGAGGATCACAAAAAATGTCCACATCTGTTTGTTCTATTTCCCACCTTCTGCGATCTTGTAATAACAAG GGAAGCTAGAGTGAGAGAGTTGGTGCAAGTGTTGCTGAGGCTCATTACTAGGGAACTATCGCTTGAAAAGGTTGGTATTGCCAGTTGA
- the LOC110662604 gene encoding uncharacterized protein LOC110662604 isoform X1, translating into MAFMAVLESDLRALSSEARRRYPAVKDGAEHAILKLRSLSSPSEIAHNEDILRIFLMACEVRTVKLSVIGLSCLQKLISHDAVAPSALKEILSTLKDHAEMADESVQLKTLQTILIIFQSRLHPENEENMAQALYICLRLLENNRSSDSVRNTAAATFRQAVALIFDHVVHAEALPVEKFGSGGHISRSSSVTGDVSRSMNHSELLGNEPVSGEKSLTRGILTNAGNFGLRLLEDLTALAAGGSAIWLHVKSLQRIFALDILEFILSNYAVIFKTLGPYEQVMRHQICSLLMTSLRTNAEIEGEAGEPSFRRLVLRSVAHIIRLYSSSLITECEVFLSMLVKVTFLDLPLWHRILVLEILRGFCVEARTLKILFQNFDLHPKNTNVVEGMVKALARVVSNVQVQETSEESLAAVAGMFSSKAKGIEWSLDNDASNAAVLVASEAHAITLAVEGLLGVVFTVATLTDEAVDVGELESPRSEYDPVSKFTGKTAVLCVAMVDSLWLTILDALSLILSRSQGEAIVLEILKGYQAFTQACGVLHAVEPLNSFLASLCKFTINFPNEAEKKSAVLSPGPKRPESLVEPRESVVLTPKNVQALRTLFNIAHRLHNVLGPSWVLVLETLAALDRAIHSPHATTQEISTAVQKLPRESSGQYSDFSILSSLNSQLFESSALMHISAVKSLLSALCQLSQQCMTEASSGFGPAVSQKIGSISFSVERMISILVNNLHRVEPLWDQVVSHFLDLADNSNQHLRNMALDALDQSICAVLGSEQFQDYVPSRLNGTSDDMETRHKELRLLECSVISPLRVLYFSTQSADVRAGCLKILLHVLERHGEKLYYSWPDILETLRSVADAPEKDLVALGFQSLRVIMNDGLTSIPTECLNVCVDVTGAYSAQKTELNISLTAIGLLWTTTDFIVKGLLHGPPEEKETSILDEHPILRQLDGELKEEQTPEATDKVNDQAPTVNIIDRDKLLFSVFSLLQRLGADERPEVRNAAVRTLFQTLGSHGQKLSKSMWEDCLWNYVFPALDRSSHMAATSSKDESQGKELGTRGGKAVHMLIHHSRNTVQKQWDETLVLVLGGIARLLRSFFPFLSSLSNFWSGWESLLLFVKNSILNGSKEVAIAGINCLQTTVHSHCLKGNLPMPYLISILGAYKHVIQKSTNYTGNAASKVKQEILHGLGELYVQAQRMFDDQMFSQLIGIIDLAIKQAITTNENFESEFGHVSPVLRTVLEILPLLHPTELISSMWLVLLRELLQYLPRSDSSLQKNDEEVKQASITDNVPGNNIKRKDEMPNGTASIFPKEAEAPPQGSGSTITVLGGIPSYAFAEKLVPVLIDLFLHAAAVEKYIIFPEIIQSLGRCMTTRRDNPDGSLWRVAVEGFNRVLADDFCKFTGNFGPDSRINRPMRTRVWKEIADVYEIFLVGYCGRAIPSNSLSAEALKADEALEMTILHVLGDKILKSPIDAPVDIVERLVSTMDRCASRTCSLPIETVELMPFHCSRFSLACLQKLFFLSSYDNEAGDWSSTRSEVSKISIRVLLTRCEYTMNRFLMDEELAGERPLPSARLEEIFYVLQELAHLRIHPETASVLPLHPNLKSVLADKEDHKKCPHLFVLFPTFCDLVITREARVRELVQVLLRLITRELSLEKVGIAS; encoded by the exons CATGCAGAAATGGCAGATGAGAGTGTTCAACTCAAGACCCTTCAGACTATATTAATCATATTTCAGTCACGGTTACATCCAGAGAATGAG GAGAATATGGCTCAAGCCCTTTATATATGTCTTCGGCTTCTTGAGAATAATAGATCCTCTGACAGTGTGCGCAA TACTGCTGCAGCTACCTTCAGGCAGGCAGTAGCTTTAATTTTTGATCATGTGGTTCATGCTGAGGCTCTTCCTGTGGAAAAGTTTGGTTCTGGAGGTCATATTTCTCGATCCAGCTCAGTTACTGGTGATGTTAGTCGCAGTATGAATCATTCAGA GTTGTTGGGGAATGAACCTGTTTCTGGAGAGAAATCTTTGACGAGGGGGATCCTAACAAATGCTGGAAATTTTGGGCTTCGTTTACTTGAAGACCTGACAGCTCTTGCTGCAGGTGGATCT GCAATTtggttacatgtaaaatctcTTCAACGGATATTTGCACTTGACATACTTGA GTTCATTCTGTCCAATTATGCTGTTATTTTCAAGACCTTGGGCCCTTATGAACAG GTTATGCGTCACCAGATTTGTTCACTTTTGATGACTTCACTTCGTACTAATGCTGAG ATCGAAGGAGAAGCAGGAGAACCTTCTTTTCGTCGGTTGGTATTGCGATCAGTTGCTCATATTATCAGGCTGTACAGTTCATCCCTTATTACTGAATGTGAG GTTTTTCTTAGTATGCTTGTGAAGGTTACTTTTCTTGATTTGCCATTATGGCACCGTATACTTGTGCTTGAGATCTTGAGG GGTTTTTGTGTAGAGGCACGGACTTTAAAAATTCTTTTCCAGAactttgattt GCATCCTAAGAACACAAATGTTGTGGAGGGTATGGTTAAAGCTCTTGCTCGGGTTGTTTCAAATGTACAG GTTCAAGAAACTAGTGAGGAGAGCCTGGCCGCTGTTGCAGGGATGTTTAGCAGCAAGGCTAAAG GGATTGAATGGAGTCTGGATAATGATGCATCCAATGCTGCTGTCCTGGTTGCTAGTGAAGCCCACGCCATAACTTTGGCAGTTGAAGGGCTGTTGGGTGTTGTCTTTACTGTAGCTACTTTGACTGATGAAGCAGTGGATGTTGGGGAG CTCGAGTCTCCCAGAAGTGAATATGATCCTGTGTCAAAATTTACTGGGAAAACTGCTGTTCTTTGTGTTGCAATGGTTGATTCATTGTGGTTGACAATTCTTGATGCTTTGTCCCTTATTTTGTCGAG GTCACAAGGAGAGGCTATTGTGTTGGAAATATTGAAGGGATATCAGGCATTCACTCAG GCATGTGGGGTTCTTCATGCTGTAGAACCTTTGAACTCTTTTCTAGCATCGCTTTGTAAATTCACTATTAATTTTCCAAATGAAGCAGAGAAAAAGAG TGCAGTGCTGTCTCCTGGGCCAAAACGGCCTGAGTCACTAGTTGAACCGAGGGAGAGTGTTGTTCTTACTCCCAAGAATGTGCAG GCCCTGAGGACTCTCTTCAACATTGCTCATCGGTTGCACAACGTTTTAGGGCCATCATGGGTTTTA GTTTTGGAAACTTTAGCAGCTCTAGATCGGGCAATTCACTCTCCACATGCCACCACCCAG GAAATCTCCACAGCTGTCCAAAAGCTTCCAAGAGAATCTTCTGGCCAATACAGTGACTTCAGTATTCTGTCTTCATTGAATTCCCAG CTATTTGAGAGCTCAGCATTGATGCACATATCTGCAGTTAAATCACTTCTTTCTGCACTGTGTCAATTGTCACAGCAATGCATGACTGAAGCATCAAGTGGTTTTGGACCAGCAGTGAGTCAAAAGATTGGAAGCATTAGTTTTTCAGTGGAGAGGATGATATCCATCCTTGTCAATAATCTTCACA GAGTGGAGCCATTGTGGGATCAAGTTGTGAGCCACTTTCTAGAT CTAGCTGATAATTCCAATCAGCATTTGCGGAATATGGCCCTTGATGCATTAGATCAATCGATCTGTGCTGTTTTAGGTTCTGAACAGTTCCAGGATTATGTGCCATCCAGACTTAATGGGACATCTGATGAT ATGGAAACTAGGCATAAAGAGTTGAGATTGCTCGAGTGTTCTGTCATATCTCCACTTAGGGTTCTGTATTTTTCCACTCAAAGTGCTGATGTACGTGCTGGATGCTTGAAAATTCTTCTGCATGTTCTGGAG aGGCATGGAGAAAAATTATATTACAGTTGGCCAGATATTCTTGAAACATTAAG GTCAGTTGCCGACGCACCAGAGAAAGATCTCGTTGCTTTGGGTTTCCAG AGCCTAAGAGTAATTATGAACGATGGACTTACTTCGATACCCACTGAATGTCTCAATGT ATGTGTAGATGTCACTGGAGCATACAGTGCTCAAAAGACTGAACTGAATATAAGTTTAACCGCAATAGGCCTCTTATGGACCACCACTGATTTTATTGTGAAGGGGCTTCTGCATGGGCCTCCGGAAGAAAAGGAAACCA GTATTCTTGATGAGCATCCTATTTTAAGGCAACTAGATGGTGAATTAAAAGAAGAGCAGACTCCAGAAGCAACAGATAAAGTGAATGACCAAGCTCCCACAGTAAATATCATTGATCGTGACAAGTTGCTGTTCTCTGTTTTCTCGTTACTTCAGAGGCTTGGAGCTGATGAGAGGCCAGAG GTCAGAAATGCTGCTGTCAGGACACTCTTTCAAACTCTTGGAAGTCATGGGCAAAAACTTTCAAAAAGCATGTGGGAGGATTGTCTTTGGAATTATGTTTTTCCTGCTTTAGATCGTTCTTCTCACATG GCGGCAACATCATCAAAAGATGAATCACAAGGGAAAGAACTAGGAACTCGAGGAGGAAAAGCAGTTCATATGCTGATCCATCATAG TCGTAATACAGTTCAGAAACAGTGGGATGAAACACTGGTACTGGTCCTTGGTGGAATAGCACGTCTATTAcgttctttctttccctttctcagTAGCTTAAGCAATTTCTGGTCAG GATGGGAATCTTTGCTTCTCTTTGTGAAGAATAGTATTTTAAATGGTAGTAAAGAGGTCGCCATTGCTGGAATAAACTGTTTGCAGACAACTGTTCATTCTCATTGCCTAAAG GGTAATTTGCCAATGCCTTACCTTATATCCATACTTGGTGCATACAAGCATGTTATTCAAAAATCAACAAACTACACTGGTAATGCAGCTAGCAAGGTGAAGCAAGAGATTTTACATGGTCTTG GTGAATTGTATGTGCAAGCACAAAGGATGTTTGATGATCAAATGTTCTCTCAGTTGATTGGGATCATAGATTTGGCAATTAAGCAAGCCATAACTACCAATGAAAACTTTGAAAGTGAATTT GGACATGTTTCTCCTGTGCTGCGTACCGTATTAGAAATCTTACCGCTGTTGCATCCAACTGAACTCATCTCTTCAATGTGGCTTGTTCTTCTTAGGGAGCTTTTACAATATCTTCCAAGATCAGATTCTTCTTTGCAAAAAAATGATGAGGAGGTTAAGCAAGCCAGCATTACTGATAATGTACCAG GCAATAATATAAAGAGAAAGGATGAAATGCCCAATGGTACAGCTTCCATTTTCCCAAAAGAAGCTGAAGCCCCACCTCAGGGTTCTGGATCAACGATAACAGTATTGGGTGGAATTCCAAGTTATGCATTTGCAGAAAAGCTTGTTCCTGTGCTGATAGATCTTTTCCTACATGCTGCAGcagttgaaaaatatattatatttcctgAAATTATTCAGAGTCTTGGAAG GTGTATGACTACAAGAAGAGACAATCCAGATGGTTCACTTTGGAGAGTGGCTGTTGAAGGCTTCAACCGTGTTCTTGCTGATGATTTTTGCAAGTTTACTGGGAATTTTGGACCAGATTCCAGAATTAATAGACCTATGAGAACACGTGTCTGGAAAGAAATAGCAGATGTTTATGAAATATTCCTGGTAGGCTATTGTGGTCGTGCCATACCTTCCAACTCTCTCTCAGCTGAAGCACTTAAGGCTGATGAGGCACTGGAGATGACCATTCTGCATGTTCTGGGTGATAAGATTCTTAAATCACCAATTGATGCACCTGTTGAT ATTGTGGAGAGACTAGTTTCCACCATGGACCGTTGTGCATCACGCACATGCTCTTTGCCCATTGAAACCGTGGAACTTATGCCATTTCATTGTAGCAGATTTTCCCTGGCTTGCTTGCAGAAGTTGTTTTTCTTGAGCAG TTACGATAATGAAGCTGGTGATTGGAGCTCGACAAGATCTGAAGTCAGCAAAATCTCAATCAGGGTTCTTTTGACTAGATGTGAATATACCATGAACAGATTTCTGATGGATGAGGAACTAG CAGGTGAACGACCATTACCTTCTGCAAGGCTTGAAGAAATTTTCTATGTCCTTCAAGAACTAGCTCATCTAAGAATACATCCAGAAACGGCATCTGTTCTTCCTTTGCATCCTAATTTGAAAAGCGTCCTAGCAGACAAGGAGGATCACAAAAAATGTCCACATCTGTTTGTTCTATTTCCCACCTTCTGCGATCTTGTAATAACAAG GGAAGCTAGAGTGAGAGAGTTGGTGCAAGTGTTGCTGAGGCTCATTACTAGGGAACTATCGCTTGAAAAGGTTGGTATTGCCAGTTGA